One window of Agromyces rhizosphaerae genomic DNA carries:
- a CDS encoding FAD-dependent monooxygenase → MTDDVLPVLIIGGGPVGLALAAELGFHRIPVTVVEPRVEVEHSRPRAKTTSVRTMEHFRRWGIADDLRAAAPLDRAYSQRVTFVQHVTGSEIAHIDGCLGLDTGPEISPEPAQQVTQPIVEEVLRRHLDSVEDVDLLLGWTATAIEQYDDRVTVRLEDATGRPRLVRARWVVGADGPRSIVRRAMGARYEGSAGGRKNVNITFRSSQLQALVPHPASIHFWVLDPDAPGVIGPLDRDGTWWAISTGTESVDDTGHAQRIVRSLVGHEIDVEVVATDPWQARMLLADRYRDGRLFLVGDAAHQNPPWGGHGFNTGVGDAVNLGWKLAAVIDGWAPEDLLDSYDAERRAIEQQTIALAASNMAVLSPDLGDPALMGEGDDFEVARSRLAPRIVEAKAPEFFSEGLILGYGYGPTSGEQAPTPAEYHPKLAAGNRLPHRWIDGRSIFDVLGPRFTVVGPEERVAPLLRAATRRAVPVSHLEQPGPELVLVRPDQHIAWVGESIADADGILDGALHGFAEHESR, encoded by the coding sequence ATGACCGACGACGTTCTCCCGGTACTCATCATCGGCGGCGGCCCGGTCGGGCTCGCGCTCGCCGCGGAGCTCGGGTTCCACCGCATCCCCGTCACCGTGGTCGAGCCCAGGGTCGAGGTGGAGCACTCACGGCCCCGGGCGAAGACGACCTCCGTGCGCACGATGGAGCACTTCCGCCGCTGGGGCATCGCGGACGACCTCCGTGCTGCGGCGCCGCTCGACCGGGCCTACTCGCAGCGCGTCACGTTCGTGCAGCACGTCACCGGGAGCGAGATCGCCCATATCGACGGATGCCTCGGGCTCGACACCGGCCCGGAGATCTCCCCGGAGCCCGCGCAGCAGGTGACCCAGCCGATCGTCGAGGAGGTGCTCCGCCGCCACCTTGATTCCGTCGAGGACGTCGACCTCCTCCTGGGATGGACGGCGACGGCGATCGAGCAGTACGACGACCGGGTCACGGTGCGTCTCGAGGACGCGACCGGTCGCCCCAGACTGGTCCGCGCGCGATGGGTCGTCGGCGCGGACGGGCCGAGGAGCATCGTCCGCCGCGCGATGGGCGCACGGTACGAGGGTTCCGCAGGCGGGCGGAAGAACGTCAACATCACGTTCCGCTCGTCGCAGCTGCAGGCCCTCGTGCCGCACCCGGCGTCGATCCACTTCTGGGTGCTCGATCCGGATGCCCCGGGAGTCATCGGCCCGCTGGACCGCGACGGCACCTGGTGGGCCATCTCCACCGGCACCGAGTCCGTCGATGACACCGGGCACGCGCAGCGCATCGTACGCTCCCTTGTGGGGCACGAGATCGACGTCGAGGTCGTCGCGACCGACCCGTGGCAGGCACGGATGCTGCTCGCCGACCGGTATCGCGACGGACGCCTGTTCCTGGTCGGCGACGCGGCGCACCAGAATCCGCCGTGGGGCGGGCACGGGTTCAACACCGGCGTCGGCGACGCCGTCAACCTGGGCTGGAAGCTCGCAGCCGTCATCGACGGGTGGGCGCCGGAGGACCTCCTGGACAGCTACGACGCGGAGCGACGCGCGATCGAGCAGCAGACCATCGCGCTCGCCGCGTCGAACATGGCCGTGCTCTCGCCCGACCTCGGCGACCCCGCGCTGATGGGCGAGGGGGACGATTTCGAGGTCGCGAGGTCGCGGCTCGCACCGCGGATCGTCGAGGCCAAGGCGCCGGAGTTCTTCAGTGAGGGACTCATCCTGGGGTACGGCTACGGGCCGACCTCGGGCGAGCAGGCCCCCACTCCTGCCGAGTACCACCCGAAGCTCGCCGCGGGGAATCGTCTTCCGCATCGCTGGATCGACGGGCGGTCCATCTTCGACGTGCTGGGCCCACGGTTCACGGTGGTCGGGCCCGAGGAGCGCGTCGCACCGCTCCTGCGCGCGGCAACGCGCAGGGCTGTCCCGGTGTCCCACCTCGAGCAGCCCGGCCCGGAGCTGGTGCTGGTGCGCCCGGATCAGCACATCGCCTGGGTCGGGGAATCGATCGCGGACGCCGACGGCATCCTCGACGGCGCGCTGCACGGGTTCGCGGAGCACGAGTCGAGGTAG
- a CDS encoding IclR family transcriptional regulator, giving the protein MEHTTQRGGRPPSGEPVLDRAFRLLDAFSDERPILTVTELSEATGIPLSSAFRLAQHLARRGALERQPSGGYMIGLRMLEYAALAPRGHGLRAIALPYMEELHRATRQHVQLAVREKDEAVIIERLSAKDAGAVLYYPGGRAPLHGTGVGLVLLAHSRPEFLAAYLQQELFLEPEHVPLPASELSETLGAVRRTGLASMSRTLPSAATSIAAPIFDRTGACVAAMSVLGADGSVDATRLEPALLALTRVISRDLKRVATTS; this is encoded by the coding sequence GTGGAGCACACGACGCAACGCGGCGGGCGGCCGCCATCCGGCGAGCCCGTCCTCGACCGCGCGTTCCGGCTGCTTGACGCGTTCAGCGACGAGCGCCCGATCCTGACGGTCACCGAGCTGAGCGAGGCGACCGGCATCCCGCTGAGCTCGGCCTTCCGCCTGGCCCAGCACCTGGCGCGGCGCGGCGCCCTCGAGCGGCAGCCCAGCGGCGGCTACATGATCGGGCTCCGGATGCTGGAATACGCAGCGCTCGCACCGCGCGGCCACGGGCTGCGCGCCATCGCGCTCCCGTACATGGAGGAGCTGCACCGGGCGACCCGGCAGCACGTGCAGCTGGCGGTTCGCGAGAAGGACGAGGCGGTGATCATCGAGCGGCTCTCGGCGAAGGACGCGGGCGCGGTCCTGTACTACCCCGGCGGGCGTGCTCCGCTGCACGGGACGGGCGTCGGGCTGGTCCTGCTCGCGCACAGCCGACCGGAGTTCCTGGCTGCCTACCTGCAGCAGGAGCTGTTCCTGGAGCCCGAGCACGTCCCGCTCCCCGCGTCCGAGCTGAGCGAGACGCTCGGCGCCGTTCGGCGCACCGGGCTCGCGTCGATGTCGCGAACGCTCCCCTCCGCCGCGACGTCGATCGCCGCTCCCATCTTCGACCGGACCGGCGCATGCGTGGCCGCGATGTCCGTGCTCGGGGCCGACGGATCCGTCGACGCGACGAGGCTCGAGCCGGCGCTGCTCGCCTTGACGCGGGTCATCAGCCGGGACCTCAAGCGGGTCGCAACGACCTCGTGA
- a CDS encoding VOC family protein, whose translation MNDHGRSDNATGAVSEIGYVSMRTRDLSASLSNAVEVFGLVETESDGAKAFVTAQDKHHELVYTKADEDALDHIGLVVPNGAELEAIRAKVDEARFAVVSEQPIEDHIEQGFAFVGPEGYTWQIYTEKLDYSMRKRGSLTADRLGHVNIKSGNAPAMRDFLSEIFDFRVSDAIGIDNFFMRCNNDHHGIAIFSSSDLGLHHHAWQAGNIMDLARLGDRLARRGARLAWGPVRHGAGDNIAVYYVEPSGAVIEYYCDMETIRDPDRPARTFDPEDLYWINQWDGQVPAGILDYGVIPIDR comes from the coding sequence ATGAACGACCACGGCAGGAGCGACAACGCAACGGGCGCGGTGTCCGAGATCGGATACGTCTCGATGCGGACGCGGGACCTCTCTGCGTCGCTGTCGAACGCCGTGGAGGTCTTCGGCCTCGTGGAGACGGAGTCGGACGGTGCGAAGGCGTTCGTGACCGCCCAGGACAAGCACCACGAGCTCGTGTACACGAAGGCGGACGAGGACGCGCTCGACCACATCGGACTCGTCGTGCCCAATGGCGCCGAACTGGAGGCGATCCGCGCGAAGGTCGACGAGGCGCGCTTCGCCGTCGTCTCCGAGCAGCCGATCGAGGACCACATCGAGCAGGGCTTCGCGTTCGTCGGGCCCGAGGGTTACACCTGGCAGATCTACACCGAGAAGCTCGACTACTCGATGCGCAAGCGCGGCAGCCTCACCGCCGACCGGCTCGGACACGTGAACATCAAGTCCGGCAACGCGCCGGCCATGCGCGACTTCCTCTCGGAGATCTTCGACTTCCGGGTGTCGGACGCGATCGGCATCGACAACTTCTTCATGCGGTGCAACAACGACCACCACGGGATCGCGATCTTCTCGTCATCCGACCTGGGCCTGCACCACCACGCGTGGCAGGCCGGCAACATCATGGACCTCGCGCGCTTGGGCGACCGCCTGGCGCGGCGCGGGGCACGCCTCGCCTGGGGCCCGGTGCGGCACGGTGCCGGCGACAACATCGCCGTCTACTACGTCGAGCCGAGCGGCGCGGTCATCGAGTACTACTGCGACATGGAGACCATCCGCGACCCGGACCGCCCCGCGCGCACGTTCGACCCCGAGGACCTGTACTGGATCAACCAGTGGGACGGCCAGGTGCCGGCGGGGATCCTCGACTACGGCGTGATCCCGATCGACCGCTGA